The Neorhodopirellula lusitana genome contains a region encoding:
- a CDS encoding sigma-54-dependent transcriptional regulator, whose protein sequence is MPEKPIKLLLVDDEEDSRRSSAKWMARKGHDVVDVSNAAEALSLLERESFDVGVFDMNMPGMSGLELLQRVHEDNIDIEVIMLTGQGTVETAVSAMKMGACDFLSKPCALGDLEHHCFRARERHELKKENKQLKAVISRTRPAAKLIGESSSLRSVAKLIEKVAPTHKPVLIQGESGTGKEVVAQAIQQASRVADAPFVTVNCAALPENLVESELFGHQKGSFTGATAEKPGLFEIADGGTLFIDEIGELPLSLQPKLLRVLEDGSLRRVGCHRQRKVKVRIIAATNRDLQTEVDNGNFREDLFYRINVLSIELPPLRQREGDVNRLIDHFLPRSFHIDDTARSTLNAYPWPGNIRQLINVIERATILADEFEITLDDLPAEIVDYGHGPGNTREDAIGTVHPIAAVAVESAHPHDMLGSCNYKLDEVARVHVLEVLEKEKGNKAGAARKLGIHRRKLYRLLDRFNGEVDADASEPEAIV, encoded by the coding sequence ATGCCGGAAAAGCCAATCAAACTTCTATTGGTCGATGATGAGGAAGACTCGCGTCGCTCGTCAGCGAAATGGATGGCTCGCAAGGGCCACGATGTTGTTGACGTGTCAAACGCTGCCGAAGCGTTGAGCTTGCTCGAACGAGAGTCTTTCGATGTCGGCGTATTTGATATGAATATGCCGGGCATGTCAGGCTTGGAACTGCTGCAGCGAGTTCATGAGGACAACATCGATATTGAAGTCATCATGTTGACGGGCCAAGGCACCGTGGAAACAGCTGTTTCGGCGATGAAGATGGGAGCCTGTGACTTCCTCAGCAAGCCCTGTGCGTTGGGTGACCTTGAACACCATTGCTTTCGAGCTCGCGAACGACATGAACTGAAGAAAGAGAACAAGCAACTCAAGGCAGTCATCTCCCGCACCAGACCGGCCGCGAAACTAATTGGCGAGTCCAGTTCGTTGCGGAGCGTTGCCAAATTGATCGAGAAGGTCGCCCCGACGCATAAGCCCGTCCTGATCCAAGGCGAAAGTGGTACCGGGAAAGAAGTCGTCGCCCAAGCGATCCAACAAGCCAGTCGCGTTGCCGATGCCCCTTTTGTCACCGTCAACTGTGCCGCTTTGCCGGAAAACCTCGTTGAAAGCGAACTATTCGGCCACCAAAAAGGATCGTTCACCGGGGCGACTGCGGAAAAGCCTGGACTGTTCGAGATCGCCGACGGGGGCACGTTGTTCATCGACGAGATTGGTGAACTACCGCTTTCATTGCAGCCCAAATTGCTACGGGTTTTGGAAGACGGTTCCCTGCGCCGTGTCGGTTGCCATCGTCAACGCAAAGTGAAAGTTCGAATCATCGCCGCGACGAATCGCGACCTGCAAACGGAGGTCGACAACGGTAACTTTCGTGAAGACTTGTTTTATCGAATCAACGTGCTTTCAATCGAACTGCCGCCGCTTCGTCAACGCGAGGGTGACGTCAATCGACTGATCGACCATTTCTTGCCTCGGTCATTTCACATCGACGACACGGCTCGAAGCACATTGAACGCCTACCCTTGGCCAGGCAACATCCGTCAACTGATCAACGTTATTGAACGCGCAACCATCTTGGCGGATGAATTCGAAATCACACTGGATGACCTGCCCGCTGAAATCGTCGATTATGGCCACGGGCCAGGCAACACGCGTGAAGACGCGATCGGAACCGTCCATCCCATTGCAGCTGTTGCCGTCGAGTCCGCTCACCCACATGACATGCTGGGCAGTTGCAATTACAAACTCGACGAGGTCGCTCGTGTGCACGTGTTAGAAGTTCTCGAAAAAGAGAAAGGCAACAAAGCCGGCGCGGCTCGCAAGCTTGGAATTCATCGCCGCAAACTCTATCGACTCTTAGATCGCTTCAATGGCGAAGTGGACGCCGACGCGTCCGAACCAGAAGCGATTGTGTAG
- a CDS encoding universal stress protein yields MKILLPTDGSPHAKDAVQFVKTLAQNRDVEVVVLTVSYDAAHYSAQPWVPEWSEQEKMRTQKILDEAEVALADVCKSVTLMHGAGPTVPRILEKAQTLESDLIVMGAKGHSAIRRVLLGSVSDSVATNAKCSVVVVRSQPESEIAFKKIVLGYDQSIASREAVSELVEWNMPRDREIDVVSVAMQPYVYVGEGFMDVPITVDPKQVDRLDEAAERIASQIAEHFPHTKAQTPVAAHVGEALVSAAEADNADLVMIGDTGHSLLGRWLLGSTSKYVLRHAPCSVWISRHHWNSDPATEEVTDAVAAT; encoded by the coding sequence ATGAAAATTCTTTTGCCAACCGATGGCTCTCCACACGCCAAAGACGCCGTTCAATTTGTGAAAACGCTGGCCCAGAACCGCGACGTTGAAGTCGTTGTCTTGACGGTATCCTACGACGCTGCCCATTACTCGGCGCAGCCTTGGGTACCGGAATGGTCGGAACAAGAAAAAATGCGTACACAAAAGATCCTGGACGAAGCGGAAGTCGCCTTAGCCGACGTTTGCAAGTCGGTGACGTTGATGCACGGTGCCGGACCGACAGTGCCGCGTATCTTGGAGAAAGCCCAAACGTTGGAGTCTGACCTGATCGTGATGGGAGCCAAAGGACATTCCGCGATCCGGCGAGTGCTGCTTGGCAGCGTGTCCGACAGTGTTGCAACCAATGCGAAGTGCTCAGTCGTCGTTGTTCGGTCTCAGCCTGAATCCGAGATTGCCTTCAAGAAGATTGTACTCGGATACGACCAATCCATCGCCTCACGCGAAGCCGTATCGGAACTGGTCGAATGGAACATGCCACGCGATCGAGAGATCGATGTGGTGAGTGTCGCGATGCAACCTTACGTTTACGTTGGCGAGGGCTTCATGGATGTTCCCATCACCGTCGATCCCAAACAAGTCGACCGACTCGATGAAGCTGCCGAACGGATCGCGAGCCAGATCGCCGAACACTTCCCGCATACGAAGGCACAAACCCCGGTTGCGGCTCACGTGGGCGAGGCACTGGTTAGCGCCGCCGAAGCCGATAACGCTGACTTAGTCATGATTGGTGACACCGGCCATAGCCTGCTTGGACGATGGCTACTCGGAAGCACGTCCAAATACGTTCTTCGACACGCTCCCTGCAGCGTTTGGATCTCGCGTCATCACTGGAACTCGGACCCTGCCACGGAAGAAGTCACCGACGCGGTGGCAGCCACCTGA